The following coding sequences are from one Carcharodon carcharias isolate sCarCar2 chromosome 13, sCarCar2.pri, whole genome shotgun sequence window:
- the metap2a gene encoding methionine aminopeptidase 2, translating into MAEQAVKVEAGGGGEGVVDRQHLVNGGPEDKEEEVAEENAKKKRKKKRKGKSGPQNECEKESAGVDDVAKQLEKQVLEDKEKEEDGEEEGDGEGESSAAKKKKKKKKKKGPKVQTDPPSIPICELFPSGIFLKGQECEYPPLQDGRTSAWRMTSEEKKVLNQASEEIWSDFRQAAEAHRQVRKYVRSWLKPGMTMIEICEKLEDCSRKLIKENGLSAGLAFPTGCSLNNCAAHYTPNAGDPTVLQYDDVCKIDFGTHINGHIIDCAFTVAFNPKYDRLIEAVKDATNTGIKNAGIDVRLCDIGESIQEVMESYEVEIDGKTYQVKPIRNLNGHSIGQYRIHAGKTVPIVKGGEATRMEEGEVYAIETFGSTGKGVVHDDMDCSHYMKNFDVGHVPIRLPRAKHLLNVINENFGTLAFCRRWLDRLGESKYLMALKNLCDLGIVDPYPPLCDIKGSYTAQFEHTILLRPTCKEVVSRGDDY; encoded by the exons ATGGCGGAGCAGGCGGTGAAGGTGGAGGCCGGAGGCGGCGGGGAGGGAGTGGTCGACAGGCAGCACCTAGTAAACGGCGGCCCGGAGGataaggaggaggaggtggctgaggagaacgccaagaagaaaaggaagaagaaGAGAAAGGGGAAGAGTG GGCCGCAAAATGAATGTGAAAAAGAATCTGCAGGAGTTGATGATGTAGCAAAACAGCTGGAAAAGCAGGTCCTTGAGGACaaggagaaagaggaagatgGGGAAGAAG AAGGAGATGGTGAAGGAGAAAGTTCCGCAGCCaaaaaaaagaagaaaaagaaaaagaagaaaGGAC CAAAAGTTCAGACAGATCCTCCTTCCATTCCGATTTGTGAGCTGTTCCCTTCTGGCATATTTCTTAAAGGGCAAGAATGTGAATATCCACCTTTACAGGATGG ACGTACATCTGCTTGGCGCATGACTAGCGAAGAGAAGAAAGTGTTAAACCAAGCCAGTGAGGAGATCTGGAGCGATTTCAGACAAGCAGCTGAAGCACACAGACAAGTGCGCAAGTATGTGAGAAGCTGGCTCAAGCCAGGCATGACCATGATTGAGATCTG TGAAAAGCTGGAAGACTGTTCCCGTAAGTTGATCAAGGAGAACGGATTGAGTGCGGGCCTGGCATTTCCGACGGGTTGTTCCCTCAACAACTGTGCAGCTCACTACACACCGAATGCAGGAGACCCAACAGTGCTCCAGTACGATGATGTTTGCAAAATTGACTTTGGAACCCACATCAATG GCCATATTATTGATTGTGCTTTCACGGTCGCATTTAACCCCAAATATGACAGGCTTATTGAAGCTGTTAAAGATGCTACTAATACTGGTATCAAG AATGCAGGAATTGATGTTCGCCTTTGTGACATTGGTGAATCCATCCAGGAAGTCATGGAGTCCTATGAAGTTGAAATTGATGGCAAAACATACCAAG TAAAACCAATCCGCAACTTAAATGGACACTCCATTGGGCAGTACAGGATACACGCAGGGAAAACAGTTCCAATTGTTAAAGGTGGAGAAGCAACCAGGATGGAG GAAGGCGAGGTGTATGCAATAGAGACTTTTGGCAGCACAGGGAAAGGAGTTGTTCATGATGACATGGACTGTTCACACTATATGAAGAATTTTGACGTTGGCCATGTACCAATAAG GCTTCCACGAGCAAAACATCTCCTAAATGTTATCAATGAGAactttgggacccttgctttctgCCGCCGATGGCTAGATCGTTTGGGTGAGAGCAAATACCTCATGGCCTTGAAGAATCTGTGTGATCTGGGTATAGTGGACCCATACCCTCCGCTGTGTGATATCAAAGGCTCGTATACGGCACAGTTCGAGCACACCATCCTGCTTCGCCCAACGTGTAAAGAAGTTGTGAGCCGTGGGGACGATTACTGA